The Erigeron canadensis isolate Cc75 chromosome 4, C_canadensis_v1, whole genome shotgun sequence genome window below encodes:
- the LOC122596332 gene encoding uncharacterized protein LOC122596332 isoform X1, with amino-acid sequence MSSGSANSPSGQPMPMVAGVKRRSNDIGWDYGVCPDPNNWGKIKCNLCSKVVSGGITRLKQHIGNVTGQVSSCPNSTKEDQVRCRDAILKKKAKKEDNEVVRSDRRNDTNESAIYVEELNVIGPMDNFVNKVNPEEKEEAKKEEKSEDVELSGDIQKDGISMVKKYICRWAYECGIPFDAFETDSFKKLLEVVGEFGPGLPPPTPHEMSTTLLMEEVERTKSSLKTNEEEWKEDGCSIMMDAWSHKERKSIMSLCVNSKMGTVFISSKECRSEAHTSERIYKYVEGCIQEVGAEHVVQIVTDDASNNMEAAKLLKATRPKIFWTSCATHAINLMLEGIGALPRYKKILDQAKELTIFIYSHNKTLAMMRKFTKKKNIVRPGVTRFASAYLTLQSLSQKKEQLRHMFSSPEWEECKFFNTVKGKATYAMVLGFSFWAGVSLCLKVFTPLVKILRMVDADQKPSMGFVYGELIKAKEDIKGVLGGNEKAYEPVINIIDTKMKGRLDSVMHLTAYFLNPYYFYKDLEIQDDPDVSDAIVEFFETILTGDLEMQVQVLMAELPKYRNKMDRFGTELAISSCKVNNDDYDPVNWWGTFGGVTPNLKKIAMRILSLTSSSWGCERNWRTHEGIYTQNINRLEASQLKNLAYVQFNSYLMEKNKRRKERNIEVLLSKDSDMAQEWIAESDGDGNEVEVQPNSETHWEAVGEAVEADEYLEP; translated from the exons ATGTCATCTGGTTCTGCCAATTCACCATCCGGTCAGCCAATGCCAATGGTTGCCGGTGTTAAAAGACGATCAAATGATATTGGTTGGGACTACGGTGTTTGCCCCGACCCAAACAACTGGGGCAAAATCAAATGCAACTTGTGTTCAAAAGTGGTCAGTGGGGGGATTACTAGATTGAAACAACATATCGGAAATGTTACGGGACAGGTATCGTCGTGTCCGAACTCTACCAAAGAGGATCAGGTGAGATGTCGGGATGCTATCCTTAAGAAAAAGGCTAAAAAAGAAGACAATGAAGTCGTAAGATCGGATAGGAGAAATGATACTAATGAAAGTGCTATTTATGTGGAGGAACTAAATGTAATTGGCCCCATGGATAACTTTGTAAATAAAGTAAACCCTGAGGAAAAGGAGGAGGCTAAAAAGGAGGAGAAGAGTGAAGATGTAGAACTTAGCGGTGATATTCAGAAAGACGGAATATCGATGGTGAAGAAATACATTTGTAGGTGGGCATATGAGTGCGGGATTCCGTTTGATGCCTTTGAAACGGATAGCTTTAAAAAGTTGTTGGAAGTGGTTGGCGAATTTGGACCCGGGCTTCCACCTCCTACTCCACATGAGATGAGCACCACACTTCTAATGGAAGAGGTTGAAAGAACAAAAAGTTCGTTGAAAACAAATGAAGAAGAATGGAAAGAGGATGGATGCTCGATTATGATGGATGCTTGGTCGCATAAAGAGAGGAAGAGCATTATGAGTTTATGTGTAAATTCAAAGATGGGTACCGTTTTCATATCTTCCAAAGAATGTCGGAGTGAAGCTCATACAAGCGAGCGGATATATAAGTATGTCGAAGGTTGCATTCAAGAAGTTGGTGCTGAACATGTTGTTCAAATTGTGACCGATGATGCCTCGAATAACATGGAAGCGGCAAAGTTGCTTAAAGCGACAAGACCAAAGATCTTTTGGACATCATGTGCGACACATGCCATTAACCTTATGCTTGAAG GTATTGGTGCACTTCCAAGGTATAAGAAAATCCTAGATCAAGCAAAGGAACTAACCATCTTCATTTATTCTCACAACAAGACGCTGGCTATGATGAGAAAGTTcaccaagaaaaaaaatattgtccGTCCGGGTGTCACGAGATTTGCTTCCGCATATCTAACTTTACAAAGTTTGTCCCAAAAAAAGGAGCAATTAAGACATATGTTTTCTAGCCCCGAATGGGAAGAGTGTAAATTTTTCAATACTGTCAAAGGGAAAGCCACATATGCAATGGTTCTAGGTTTCTCATTTTGGGCCGGTGTGTCACTATGTTTGAAGGTGTTTACCCCTTTGGTCAAAATCCTTCGAATGGTTGATGCGGATCAGAAACCCTCAATGGGTTTTGTTTATGGGGAGTTGATAAAAGCAAAGGAAGATATCAAAGGGGTTTTGGGTGGTAACGAAAAAGCTTATGAGCCTGTCATAAATATAATAGATACCAAGATGAAAGGTAGACTAGATTCTGTTATGCATTTGACGGCTTATTTTTTAAATCCTTATTATTTCTACAAGGATTTGGAAATCCAAGATGATCCCGATGTATCTGATGCGATTGTTGAATTTTTTGAAACAATACTTACCGGAGATTTAGAGATGCAAGTGCAAGTGCTAATGGCTGAGTTGCCAAAGTACAGGAACAAAATGGATAGATTTGGTACTGAGCTTGCAATTTCGTCATGTAAAGTGAATAATGACGACTATGATCCGG TGAATTGGTGGGGAACTTTTGGTGGTGTTACTCCTAATTTGAAAAAGATTGCAATGAGGATTCTTTCGTTAACTAGTAGTTCATGGGGGTGTGAAAGGAATTGGCGCACGCATGAAGGG ATATATACACAGAATATAAATAGATTGGAGGCGAGTCAATTGAAGAATCTTGCTTATGTTCAATTCAACTCTTATTTgatggaaaaaaacaaaaggagaAAAGAGAGGAATATTGAAGTGCTATTATCAAAAGATAGTGACATGGCTCAAGAATGGATTGCTGAATCTGATGGAGATGGGAATGAAGTTGAGGTTCAACCCAATTCAGAAACACATTGGGAAGCAGTTGGTGAAGCTGTGGAAGCTGATGAATATCTAGAACCCTGA
- the LOC122596332 gene encoding uncharacterized protein LOC122596332 isoform X2, whose translation MSSGSANSPSGQPMPMVAGVKRRSNDIGWDYGVCPDPNNWGKIKCNLCSKVVSGGITRLKQHIGNVTGQVSSCPNSTKEDQVRCRDAILKKKAKKEDNEVVRSDRRNDTNESAIYVEELNVIGPMDNFVNKVNPEEKEEAKKEEKSEDVELSGDIQKDGISMVKKYICRWAYECGIPFDAFETDSFKKLLEVVGEFGPGLPPPTPHEMSTTLLMEEVERTKSSLKTNEEEWKEDGCSIMMDAWSHKERKSIMSLCVNSKMGTVFISSKECRSEAHTSERIYKYVEGCIQEVGAEHVVQIVTDDASNNMEAAKLLKATRPKIFWTSCATHAINLMLEGIGALPRYKKILDQAKELTIFIYSHNKTLAMMRKFTKKKNIVRPGVTRFASAYLTLQSLSQKKEQLRHMFSSPEWEECKFFNTVKGKATYAMVLGFSFWAGVSLCLKVFTPLVKILRMVDADQKPSMGFVYGELIKAKEDIKGVLGGNEKAYEPVINIIDTKMKGRLDSVMHLTAYFLNPYYFYKDLEIQDDPDVSDAIVEFFETILTGDLEMQVQVLMAELPKYRNKMDRFGTELAISSCKVNNDDYDPVNWWGTFGGVTPNLKKIAMRILSLTSSSWGCERNWRTHEGNINRLEASQLKNLAYVQFNSYLMEKNKRRKERNIEVLLSKDSDMAQEWIAESDGDGNEVEVQPNSETHWEAVGEAVEADEYLEP comes from the exons ATGTCATCTGGTTCTGCCAATTCACCATCCGGTCAGCCAATGCCAATGGTTGCCGGTGTTAAAAGACGATCAAATGATATTGGTTGGGACTACGGTGTTTGCCCCGACCCAAACAACTGGGGCAAAATCAAATGCAACTTGTGTTCAAAAGTGGTCAGTGGGGGGATTACTAGATTGAAACAACATATCGGAAATGTTACGGGACAGGTATCGTCGTGTCCGAACTCTACCAAAGAGGATCAGGTGAGATGTCGGGATGCTATCCTTAAGAAAAAGGCTAAAAAAGAAGACAATGAAGTCGTAAGATCGGATAGGAGAAATGATACTAATGAAAGTGCTATTTATGTGGAGGAACTAAATGTAATTGGCCCCATGGATAACTTTGTAAATAAAGTAAACCCTGAGGAAAAGGAGGAGGCTAAAAAGGAGGAGAAGAGTGAAGATGTAGAACTTAGCGGTGATATTCAGAAAGACGGAATATCGATGGTGAAGAAATACATTTGTAGGTGGGCATATGAGTGCGGGATTCCGTTTGATGCCTTTGAAACGGATAGCTTTAAAAAGTTGTTGGAAGTGGTTGGCGAATTTGGACCCGGGCTTCCACCTCCTACTCCACATGAGATGAGCACCACACTTCTAATGGAAGAGGTTGAAAGAACAAAAAGTTCGTTGAAAACAAATGAAGAAGAATGGAAAGAGGATGGATGCTCGATTATGATGGATGCTTGGTCGCATAAAGAGAGGAAGAGCATTATGAGTTTATGTGTAAATTCAAAGATGGGTACCGTTTTCATATCTTCCAAAGAATGTCGGAGTGAAGCTCATACAAGCGAGCGGATATATAAGTATGTCGAAGGTTGCATTCAAGAAGTTGGTGCTGAACATGTTGTTCAAATTGTGACCGATGATGCCTCGAATAACATGGAAGCGGCAAAGTTGCTTAAAGCGACAAGACCAAAGATCTTTTGGACATCATGTGCGACACATGCCATTAACCTTATGCTTGAAG GTATTGGTGCACTTCCAAGGTATAAGAAAATCCTAGATCAAGCAAAGGAACTAACCATCTTCATTTATTCTCACAACAAGACGCTGGCTATGATGAGAAAGTTcaccaagaaaaaaaatattgtccGTCCGGGTGTCACGAGATTTGCTTCCGCATATCTAACTTTACAAAGTTTGTCCCAAAAAAAGGAGCAATTAAGACATATGTTTTCTAGCCCCGAATGGGAAGAGTGTAAATTTTTCAATACTGTCAAAGGGAAAGCCACATATGCAATGGTTCTAGGTTTCTCATTTTGGGCCGGTGTGTCACTATGTTTGAAGGTGTTTACCCCTTTGGTCAAAATCCTTCGAATGGTTGATGCGGATCAGAAACCCTCAATGGGTTTTGTTTATGGGGAGTTGATAAAAGCAAAGGAAGATATCAAAGGGGTTTTGGGTGGTAACGAAAAAGCTTATGAGCCTGTCATAAATATAATAGATACCAAGATGAAAGGTAGACTAGATTCTGTTATGCATTTGACGGCTTATTTTTTAAATCCTTATTATTTCTACAAGGATTTGGAAATCCAAGATGATCCCGATGTATCTGATGCGATTGTTGAATTTTTTGAAACAATACTTACCGGAGATTTAGAGATGCAAGTGCAAGTGCTAATGGCTGAGTTGCCAAAGTACAGGAACAAAATGGATAGATTTGGTACTGAGCTTGCAATTTCGTCATGTAAAGTGAATAATGACGACTATGATCCGG TGAATTGGTGGGGAACTTTTGGTGGTGTTACTCCTAATTTGAAAAAGATTGCAATGAGGATTCTTTCGTTAACTAGTAGTTCATGGGGGTGTGAAAGGAATTGGCGCACGCATGAAGGG AATATAAATAGATTGGAGGCGAGTCAATTGAAGAATCTTGCTTATGTTCAATTCAACTCTTATTTgatggaaaaaaacaaaaggagaAAAGAGAGGAATATTGAAGTGCTATTATCAAAAGATAGTGACATGGCTCAAGAATGGATTGCTGAATCTGATGGAGATGGGAATGAAGTTGAGGTTCAACCCAATTCAGAAACACATTGGGAAGCAGTTGGTGAAGCTGTGGAAGCTGATGAATATCTAGAACCCTGA